The Stieleria sp. JC731 genome has a segment encoding these proteins:
- a CDS encoding DUF4827 domain-containing protein translates to MQQVKIFKATDTELEDMEKQINRFIRKNDIRVLSISGNHSPAPSAGSGPMNTFAGGDVTVIMMYEIDIEKRS, encoded by the coding sequence GTGCAGCAAGTCAAGATTTTCAAAGCGACCGACACCGAACTTGAAGATATGGAGAAACAAATTAACCGCTTTATTCGCAAGAACGATATCCGTGTCTTATCGATTAGCGGTAACCATTCACCGGCACCGTCGGCCGGTAGTGGCCCGATGAATACGTTCGCCGGGGGAGATGTGACGGTCATCATGATGTATGAAATCGACATCGAGAAACGATCCTAA
- a CDS encoding glycosyltransferase family 2 protein — MATDTEVRPATSRPELSIVIPAYNEQENIGPCLDDLMHLLVETHGIDTEVIVVNDNSQDGTEKVVLERRQRWPSIRLIRRQPPGGFGRAIRTGLQYARGEVIVVYMGDRSDHPIDVKRYLDTIREGYDCVFGSRFVKGAQVKRYPRVKLIVNRIVNKMVQWMFWTPMNDLTNAFKAYRAEVVDRCGPYRACHFNITLEMSLSALISGYRIKEIPINWEGRTWGSTNLRMREMGRRYLCTLLMLFFQRVLMSDDVVAEGNRDLKNTVEVFGSDEIVDQSEQAESVAKPS; from the coding sequence GTGGCGACAGATACAGAAGTCAGACCAGCGACGTCTCGGCCGGAACTTTCAATTGTGATTCCGGCTTACAACGAACAGGAAAACATCGGACCCTGTTTGGATGACCTGATGCACTTGCTCGTCGAGACGCATGGGATTGATACCGAGGTCATCGTTGTTAACGACAACAGCCAAGACGGAACCGAAAAGGTTGTCTTAGAACGCAGGCAACGTTGGCCATCAATCCGATTGATTCGTCGACAGCCTCCTGGTGGATTTGGCCGAGCGATTCGTACCGGATTGCAGTATGCCCGCGGCGAAGTCATCGTTGTCTACATGGGAGATCGTTCTGATCACCCGATCGATGTCAAGCGATATCTGGACACCATTCGAGAAGGCTACGACTGTGTTTTCGGTTCCAGGTTTGTCAAAGGCGCACAGGTCAAACGCTATCCCCGCGTCAAATTGATCGTCAACCGAATCGTTAACAAAATGGTTCAGTGGATGTTTTGGACGCCGATGAATGATTTGACCAACGCCTTCAAAGCCTACCGTGCCGAAGTGGTCGACCGTTGTGGTCCCTATCGAGCATGTCACTTCAACATCACGTTGGAAATGTCGCTTAGTGCATTGATAAGCGGCTACCGAATCAAGGAGATCCCGATCAACTGGGAAGGTCGCACCTGGGGATCGACCAATCTTCGCATGCGTGAAATGGGACGACGATATCTTTGCACGCTGTTAATGCTTTTTTTCCAACGGGTTTTGATGTCCGACGATGTTGTGGCCGAAGGCAACCGTGACCTGAAGAACACGGTGGAAGTATTCGGTAGCGATGAAATCGTTGACCAGTCAGAGCAGGCTGAGTCTGTGGCTAAACCAAGTTAA
- a CDS encoding co-chaperone GroES, protein MAKKKSNAAFEYVEPIGDRVLVRKDEPKRETRGGIALPDAAEIPTITGRIVTISAVVENDEELPLRQYDKILFHPKNAIPVDLEHDNQLFVVPVDDIVAVFRRDKPEEA, encoded by the coding sequence ATGGCGAAGAAGAAATCAAATGCGGCGTTCGAGTATGTTGAACCGATCGGTGACCGCGTTTTGGTCCGCAAGGATGAACCCAAGCGAGAAACACGCGGGGGCATCGCGCTACCCGATGCGGCTGAGATCCCAACGATCACTGGCCGCATCGTGACCATCAGTGCGGTGGTCGAGAACGATGAAGAATTGCCCCTTCGCCAATATGACAAAATTCTGTTCCATCCAAAGAATGCCATCCCTGTCGACTTGGAACACGACAACCAACTTTTTGTAGTTCCGGTTGATGACATCGTTGCGGTCTTTCGGCGGGACAAACCGGAAGAGGCATAG
- a CDS encoding ABC transporter ATP-binding protein — MIEVSDFVKSYGDFTAVGGASFSVPAGSVAALVGPNGAGKTTTIRTMCGILRPTSGTIKIAGFDLETQSMDVKRQIAYVPDDPPLFDSLTVWEHLQFVASSYQLSTWQDDADQWLTLFELQDKRKTLASELSRGMRQKVAIACAYLRRPQVLLLDEPMTGLDPPSIRRLKETISEQSQRGATVLVSSHLLSLVDDLSDHLVLIRRGEILYSGNLDEARQKYGGERRSLEDVFFNLTSLPESGESVS; from the coding sequence GTGATCGAAGTCTCCGATTTTGTAAAAAGCTATGGCGATTTCACCGCGGTCGGCGGCGCATCGTTTTCTGTTCCCGCAGGAAGTGTTGCAGCACTGGTGGGGCCAAACGGCGCTGGAAAAACGACGACGATTCGGACGATGTGTGGCATCCTTCGTCCGACTTCTGGGACGATCAAGATTGCCGGTTTCGATTTAGAAACGCAATCGATGGACGTCAAGCGACAGATCGCCTACGTCCCCGATGATCCCCCGTTATTTGACTCACTGACGGTTTGGGAACATCTGCAGTTTGTCGCCTCGTCCTATCAGCTTTCCACTTGGCAGGACGATGCCGATCAGTGGTTAACGCTGTTTGAATTACAGGACAAACGCAAGACATTGGCATCTGAATTGTCGCGTGGAATGCGTCAGAAAGTTGCAATCGCCTGTGCGTATCTTCGGCGACCTCAGGTGCTGTTGTTGGACGAACCCATGACGGGACTGGATCCGCCAAGCATTCGGCGTTTAAAGGAAACGATCAGTGAGCAATCCCAGCGTGGCGCCACGGTACTTGTCAGTTCGCACCTGCTTTCTCTTGTTGATGACCTTTCAGATCACCTCGTGCTGATCCGCCGTGGTGAGATTCTCTACAGCGGAAACCTTGATGAAGCACGTCAAAAGTACGGCGGCGAAAGAAGGTCGTTGGAAGATGTGTTTTTCAATCTGACCAGCCTTCCAGAGTCAGGTGAAAGCGTTTCATGA
- a CDS encoding NAD-dependent epimerase/dehydratase family protein, whose translation MRVLVTGPAGFLGGEIVRQLLERGDEVVGVSRGDYPALASQGVDYRRGDLSDESFTLSAVRDVDVVVHTAAIAGVWGADEMFHRINTLATQHVIEACKRNGISKLVFTSSPSVTFGGEDQCDLDESASYPERWLCAYPRTKAAAEKAVLDAHHAGSLHACALRPHLVWGEDDPHLLARVIDRAKTGKLKIVGDGNNLIDTVHVINAAGAHLDAIDALHRQPDVAGGRAYFIAQDEPVNCWEWIQTICEAANVDPPTKRVSFGVAYAAGAMLETVYGILGKTQEPPMTRFVAAQLAKHHYFDISAAKERLNYRVRISMADGLQRLKDAWANQSN comes from the coding sequence ATGAGAGTGCTCGTTACCGGTCCCGCAGGATTCCTTGGTGGGGAAATTGTTCGCCAGCTGTTGGAACGTGGAGACGAGGTCGTTGGGGTTTCTCGCGGAGATTACCCGGCACTGGCTTCGCAAGGCGTGGACTACCGCCGGGGGGATCTTTCGGACGAGTCGTTCACGCTGTCAGCGGTACGTGATGTCGATGTGGTGGTCCACACTGCAGCGATCGCAGGGGTTTGGGGGGCCGATGAGATGTTTCATCGGATCAATACCTTGGCGACGCAACATGTGATCGAAGCGTGCAAACGCAATGGGATCTCCAAGCTGGTTTTCACCAGCAGTCCTAGTGTCACGTTTGGTGGTGAAGACCAATGCGATCTCGATGAATCTGCGTCCTATCCGGAACGCTGGTTGTGTGCATATCCGCGAACGAAAGCGGCTGCCGAAAAGGCTGTTCTTGATGCCCATCATGCCGGAAGCCTGCATGCCTGTGCTTTGCGTCCCCACCTGGTTTGGGGCGAGGATGATCCACACCTGCTGGCACGTGTGATCGACCGAGCGAAAACCGGAAAGCTAAAGATCGTTGGCGACGGCAATAACTTGATCGATACGGTTCACGTGATCAACGCCGCCGGTGCACACCTCGATGCGATCGACGCGTTGCACAGACAGCCGGATGTAGCGGGGGGGCGAGCCTATTTTATTGCTCAGGATGAGCCAGTGAATTGTTGGGAATGGATCCAGACCATCTGTGAAGCTGCCAACGTGGATCCTCCAACGAAGCGTGTTTCCTTCGGCGTTGCCTACGCTGCCGGAGCAATGCTGGAAACCGTTTATGGGATCCTCGGAAAGACGCAAGAACCACCGATGACACGGTTCGTCGCCGCACAGTTGGCCAAGCACCACTATTTCGATATCAGCGCTGCAAAGGAACGGTTGAACTACCGCGTTCGGATCTCGATGGCGGACGGGCTGCAGAGATTAAAGGACGCGTGGGCGAATCAATCGAATTAA
- a CDS encoding sigma-70 family RNA polymerase sigma factor, translated as MTSVTELINRSQEGGGGETDKLFSAMYDDLRRLAGRFLQNEPLRNRLSSSSLVHQAYMRMVDHSRINWQGKTHFFAIGATVMRRILVDHARKVQSLKRGGDWERRQLHDDVTFELNRDEDVVALDDLLEQLATLNPRQAKIVELRFFGGMTMREIAGEMKLGLRTVEKEWAMSRAWMRRELRRDQESIDGSSADSEST; from the coding sequence ATGACCTCCGTTACTGAACTTATCAATCGAAGCCAAGAAGGTGGTGGCGGAGAAACCGACAAACTTTTTTCGGCGATGTATGACGATCTGCGTCGGCTCGCCGGGCGGTTTTTGCAAAACGAACCGCTTCGGAATCGGCTAAGCAGTTCATCGTTGGTTCACCAAGCCTACATGCGGATGGTGGACCACTCGCGAATCAACTGGCAAGGCAAGACCCACTTCTTTGCCATCGGTGCGACCGTGATGCGGCGAATTCTGGTCGACCATGCAAGGAAGGTGCAGTCTCTTAAGCGTGGTGGCGACTGGGAACGTCGGCAACTGCACGATGACGTCACATTCGAGCTCAACCGTGATGAAGACGTCGTGGCGCTAGATGATCTGTTGGAACAACTGGCGACGTTAAATCCACGCCAAGCAAAAATTGTCGAACTGCGTTTCTTCGGCGGGATGACGATGCGAGAAATCGCGGGTGAAATGAAGCTGGGCCTTCGCACCGTCGAAAAGGAATGGGCGATGAGCCGCGCATGGATGAGACGTGAACTGAGACGTGACCAGGAATCGATCGACGGTTCGTCTGCGGATTCAGAGTCGACTTGA
- a CDS encoding undecaprenyl-diphosphate phosphatase produces the protein MIENIIQTIVLAIVQGIAEFLPISSSGHLVILGAIFHQVTGAMQSESPTMEIILHAGTLGSILVVFWRRILDLLSSDRRVIPLLIVGTIPAVIIGLTIKSQFPMILKNPMLAGAMLLVTGAMLLVLGKLPVRDGKYKEMSYAAAFAIGCFQAFAILPGISRSGSTILGGRFLGLKTDDAVTFSFLLAIPAISGATVLAIKDVLEESTPSHGAFELVAGAAISFVVGIFALKWLIGWSRQERLHWFAAWCIPAGLVVLGLGYFNLV, from the coding sequence GTGATTGAAAACATAATCCAAACGATCGTTCTCGCGATTGTCCAGGGGATTGCCGAATTCCTACCGATCAGTTCTTCAGGACACTTGGTCATTCTCGGGGCGATCTTTCACCAAGTGACCGGTGCAATGCAGAGCGAATCGCCAACAATGGAGATCATTTTGCACGCGGGAACACTCGGATCAATCCTCGTCGTTTTCTGGCGAAGGATCCTTGATCTGCTCAGTAGTGACCGACGTGTTATCCCGCTGCTGATTGTTGGCACCATTCCGGCGGTCATCATCGGACTGACAATCAAGTCGCAGTTCCCAATGATTCTGAAAAACCCGATGCTCGCCGGTGCGATGCTGCTCGTCACTGGAGCCATGCTGCTGGTACTCGGCAAACTTCCGGTTCGTGACGGCAAGTACAAAGAAATGTCATACGCTGCGGCATTCGCTATAGGCTGCTTTCAAGCATTCGCGATCTTGCCAGGCATCAGTCGAAGCGGATCGACGATTCTGGGGGGACGCTTCCTTGGCTTAAAAACTGATGACGCGGTAACGTTTTCCTTTCTGCTTGCGATCCCGGCCATCTCCGGAGCAACAGTTTTGGCAATCAAAGACGTTTTGGAAGAGAGCACCCCATCGCACGGCGCATTTGAACTGGTTGCGGGTGCGGCGATCTCGTTTGTTGTCGGAATCTTCGCGCTTAAGTGGCTTATTGGATGGAGCCGCCAAGAACGCCTGCACTGGTTTGCGGCTTGGTGCATCCCTGCTGGCCTAGTGGTTCTCGGGCTGGGCTACTTTAACTTGGTTTAG
- a CDS encoding ankyrin repeat domain-containing protein, translated as MFRFVALTAVFFVLFAAGILLLFSKPAGDGKPESDSAAAAGQESTQVSDSSAEKAPSFSYTPEAFRDAAYEGKLDVVQKCLDEGMDVEIADSLDHTPLIMAAFNGHKKVCKLLLDAGADVNARDREGKGPLYHAASIESPETVTLLLDSGAEINAIEATEQFTPLMVAAAEGNIEVVKVLLKAGADKNMKDVDGDDARVFAAEKNHQEIVDLLAD; from the coding sequence ATGTTTCGATTTGTCGCTTTGACCGCCGTGTTTTTTGTCCTATTTGCGGCCGGGATTCTATTGCTGTTCTCAAAGCCCGCTGGGGATGGCAAGCCGGAGTCCGATTCAGCGGCGGCGGCTGGTCAGGAATCGACGCAAGTTTCTGATTCGTCGGCGGAGAAAGCACCCTCGTTCAGCTACACGCCGGAAGCTTTCCGAGATGCGGCTTATGAAGGCAAACTGGATGTCGTTCAAAAATGCCTTGACGAAGGGATGGATGTTGAAATCGCAGATTCGCTGGACCATACGCCACTGATCATGGCGGCCTTCAATGGGCACAAGAAAGTTTGCAAGTTGCTGCTTGATGCTGGAGCCGATGTCAACGCTCGCGATCGCGAAGGTAAAGGACCGCTGTATCACGCGGCCAGTATCGAATCACCAGAAACGGTCACTTTGTTGTTGGATTCAGGAGCGGAGATCAACGCGATTGAAGCGACTGAACAATTTACGCCGCTGATGGTAGCCGCTGCAGAAGGAAACATCGAAGTGGTCAAAGTCCTTTTGAAAGCCGGTGCAGACAAGAACATGAAAGACGTTGATGGTGACGATGCCCGTGTTTTTGCGGCTGAGAAAAACCATCAAGAAATCGTTGATCTTTTGGCCGATTAA
- a CDS encoding glycosyl transferase: protein MPDFYQHELITTIHDLRTGGLDQMEEMLHNATQHSKVGLVLPVTASDMRAEPFGKIVSELTGADYVGTIVVALGVAPNEADYQETVQKVAPLGDRCRVLWTDGPKVQGLYDELIDAGIPVSTPGKGRSVWTAFGYLLADPTIDVFALHDCDIVDYDRTLLSRLCLPMVHPAFDFEFCKAYYARVTDRMHGRVVRLLVAPLLRALMNIFPDNRFVHFLANFRYPLSGEFSLTRNLARTNRIPSDWGLEVGTLAEVFRNTALKRVCQADLCRLYEHKHQDASLHNKQAGLMKMATDILTTIYRTLASQGVILSDGAFITLRSLFLRTAQDCIRQYAADARINGLDYDRHNEETMIDAFASCITTAADIFRADPNGAEAIPNWTRVRAAFPDFVDRLRDAT, encoded by the coding sequence ATGCCTGACTTCTACCAACATGAGTTGATCACGACGATCCACGATCTGCGAACCGGCGGGTTGGATCAGATGGAAGAGATGTTGCACAACGCAACGCAGCACTCGAAAGTCGGCTTGGTGCTACCGGTGACCGCATCAGACATGCGCGCCGAACCGTTTGGCAAAATTGTCAGTGAACTAACCGGCGCGGACTATGTGGGAACGATTGTTGTGGCTCTAGGAGTCGCACCGAACGAGGCTGATTACCAAGAGACAGTCCAAAAGGTCGCACCGCTTGGCGATCGATGCCGTGTCCTCTGGACCGATGGCCCCAAGGTACAGGGCCTTTATGACGAATTGATCGACGCTGGAATTCCAGTATCCACACCAGGGAAAGGGCGAAGCGTCTGGACCGCGTTTGGTTACCTGCTAGCCGATCCCACGATCGATGTGTTCGCGCTACACGATTGTGACATTGTTGACTATGACCGAACGTTGCTGTCACGGTTGTGTTTGCCAATGGTTCACCCGGCGTTTGATTTCGAGTTCTGCAAAGCGTATTACGCTCGGGTCACCGACCGAATGCATGGCCGTGTCGTGCGATTGTTGGTCGCACCGCTGTTGCGGGCACTGATGAATATCTTTCCCGACAACCGGTTCGTGCACTTCTTAGCTAACTTTCGCTATCCGTTATCCGGTGAATTTTCGCTGACGCGAAACTTGGCTAGAACTAATCGAATTCCCAGCGATTGGGGCCTTGAGGTAGGTACGCTGGCAGAAGTCTTTCGCAACACGGCATTGAAACGAGTTTGTCAGGCCGACCTGTGCCGACTGTATGAGCATAAGCACCAGGATGCTTCGTTGCACAACAAGCAAGCGGGCCTGATGAAGATGGCGACCGATATTTTGACGACGATCTATCGGACCTTGGCAAGCCAGGGGGTCATCTTGAGCGATGGAGCGTTCATCACACTACGGAGTCTGTTCCTGCGAACCGCCCAGGATTGTATTCGTCAATATGCTGCTGATGCTCGTATCAATGGCTTGGACTACGATCGGCACAACGAAGAAACAATGATCGACGCCTTTGCGAGCTGCATTACCACCGCAGCGGATATCTTTCGCGCCGATCCGAATGGCGCCGAGGCGATTCCGAACTGGACTCGTGTAAGAGCGGCGTTCCCAGATTTTGTCGATCGATTGCGTGACGCGACATAG
- a CDS encoding DUF368 domain-containing protein encodes MSGSDNSTMPTDHNDPDVGAVQVPATDEVNVATNVSGASPKGGVAGDVINVIRGFCMGAADTVPGVSGGTVALILGHYQRLITAISRIDKNAVSLLLAGKLHEAFVYVDGRFLGALGLGILSGIVTLAGLMHWLLDNHMPETFAVFFGLILASVLIVRRSISKWTAATYVALVLGALVAVAIGRLSPTGGADSLVYLFLSASIAICAMILPGISGAFVLLLLGVYYPVTGMVKGLAKGNIDLHTLISLSVFGCGCLFGLLAFSRLLHWLLDHKKSITMAGLIGLMLGSAEKLWPLQIPTPETATLKMKERVMVTMSPSQWEGSSVYLLAGLAIVSAVAILLLERVADSGLEATPDETDG; translated from the coding sequence ATGTCAGGCTCCGACAACTCAACCATGCCGACCGATCACAATGATCCGGATGTCGGGGCTGTGCAGGTGCCGGCGACGGATGAGGTGAATGTGGCAACAAACGTGTCAGGAGCCTCGCCTAAAGGGGGTGTTGCGGGTGACGTTATCAACGTGATTCGCGGGTTTTGTATGGGGGCAGCGGATACGGTGCCCGGCGTAAGCGGCGGCACCGTGGCTTTGATTTTGGGGCACTATCAACGATTGATTACCGCCATCAGTCGCATCGATAAGAACGCCGTTTCGCTTTTGCTTGCCGGAAAACTTCACGAAGCCTTCGTCTATGTTGACGGACGATTTCTTGGTGCACTCGGTCTGGGGATCTTGAGCGGCATTGTGACCTTGGCGGGTTTGATGCACTGGTTGCTAGACAACCACATGCCAGAAACCTTCGCTGTCTTCTTCGGGCTGATCCTGGCTAGTGTGTTGATCGTGCGGCGTTCGATTTCAAAATGGACAGCCGCTACCTACGTCGCACTGGTTTTGGGCGCATTGGTTGCGGTCGCAATTGGCCGGCTGTCTCCAACTGGTGGTGCAGATTCCTTGGTCTATCTGTTCTTGTCAGCTTCAATCGCGATCTGTGCGATGATCTTGCCGGGTATCAGCGGTGCGTTTGTATTGCTGTTGTTGGGTGTCTATTACCCAGTGACCGGAATGGTGAAGGGGCTGGCAAAGGGAAACATTGATTTGCACACGCTGATTTCGCTAAGCGTCTTTGGGTGCGGGTGTCTGTTCGGCCTGCTTGCTTTTTCGCGGCTTCTGCATTGGTTGCTCGACCACAAGAAAAGCATCACCATGGCGGGGCTGATCGGATTGATGCTGGGAAGTGCTGAAAAGCTTTGGCCTTTGCAAATCCCGACGCCAGAAACAGCGACACTTAAGATGAAAGAACGCGTGATGGTGACGATGTCGCCGTCGCAGTGGGAAGGTAGCAGCGTTTATCTGCTTGCCGGGCTGGCAATTGTTTCGGCCGTTGCAATTCTATTGCTCGAGCGAGTTGCCGACTCCGGTCTGGAGGCTACTCCGGATGAAACCGACGGTTAA
- a CDS encoding serine/threonine protein kinase, which produces MDVERYAKVRTLFLAVEAMEPEQQRAYLEKECDQDSELLGEVLSLLDEHDVESARLEGNSAKQPALPSGERSGDSLDASDVSGSIPFMPNARDHAVGNPSDQPRSPRQFNRRKRDLPSKSATAKVADAGEKEKAHASQITMQGAQRTHASPRYSNDSAPPQRPPSPGLWQSRAKKHRRFNSGWLWLAAILPTVLVGAWTYTTVVKSLRQSTEQELDGVADSISLTVKRYLDDQARLARSWSQQVDLRQSIIALIETTRSDESIDLLRDSPHALEIRSQLKALSQLQEIKYFVWDRTGRIVASWREDGSDLGEHIPPENASYLARSMRGETVLFGPEWMTEESSLGDQHDDQPVMAEMLPIRDSQSRIIATILIGGFGMFENFDKIFHQASQSGGLDVYAVNSQGNMITNSTQAIAELLGDGDKNKSREIAGQLRVSDPTDSGQSSAVSLESRRSQPLTYAVSGVSNGNSDSMLTPYSNYSGTSVVGAWRWIDDYDIGIVVEQSSDFAFATARIVRYGFFSLGCMLTLTALVAASVIAKRTALAQAAVHPLSRYEIVSELGSGGMGVVYRAKHAQLGRDTALKVLRADRDNLEDRLRFDREAKLAASLSSAHTVTIYDYGRGEEGEAYCVMEFLKGITLYDAVARSGYQEIGRVLYILRQICDSLGEAHNLGLVHRDMKPQNVMLSIDPSVGDWAVVFDFGLAKPLHSASDAYQTSETIWAGTPMYMAPERYREPNKIDPRSDIYSVGCIAYFLLSGRPPFIECDPESLFALVLTEDPISIAVHRDEDVPEKVAAFVKRCMAKNMDERFGSIDELAKQLDELIREYPWSVEQSRAWWRIHGDDLD; this is translated from the coding sequence ATGGATGTCGAACGCTACGCCAAGGTTCGAACGCTGTTTCTCGCTGTCGAAGCGATGGAACCTGAGCAGCAGCGGGCCTATCTGGAAAAGGAATGTGATCAAGACTCTGAACTCCTAGGCGAAGTGCTCTCGCTTTTAGACGAGCACGATGTCGAGTCTGCACGGCTAGAAGGCAATTCCGCAAAGCAACCCGCCTTGCCATCCGGGGAGCGAAGTGGCGATTCACTCGATGCATCTGACGTGTCTGGTTCGATCCCGTTTATGCCGAACGCGAGAGATCATGCGGTGGGGAATCCATCGGATCAGCCTCGATCGCCGCGTCAATTCAATCGACGAAAGCGTGACTTGCCCAGCAAGTCGGCGACCGCCAAAGTGGCCGATGCTGGCGAAAAGGAAAAAGCGCATGCGTCTCAAATTACGATGCAGGGTGCACAGCGAACGCATGCATCGCCACGCTATAGCAATGATTCGGCACCGCCACAGCGACCGCCTTCACCTGGGTTGTGGCAATCACGCGCAAAGAAACATCGGCGATTCAATTCCGGTTGGCTGTGGCTAGCTGCAATCCTTCCAACTGTTTTGGTAGGCGCCTGGACCTACACGACCGTCGTCAAAAGTTTACGCCAGTCAACTGAACAAGAATTGGATGGTGTTGCCGACAGTATCAGTTTGACGGTGAAGCGTTACTTGGACGATCAAGCCCGATTGGCTCGTTCGTGGAGTCAGCAAGTCGACCTGCGGCAGTCCATCATTGCTCTGATCGAAACCACTCGGTCCGACGAGTCGATCGACCTACTACGTGACAGTCCTCACGCACTGGAAATTCGATCGCAGCTAAAAGCGCTCTCCCAATTGCAAGAGATCAAGTACTTCGTCTGGGATCGAACCGGACGAATTGTGGCCAGCTGGCGCGAAGACGGAAGTGATCTCGGAGAGCATATTCCGCCGGAAAACGCTTCGTATCTTGCCCGTTCGATGCGTGGCGAAACGGTGTTGTTCGGACCTGAGTGGATGACGGAAGAAAGCTCGCTCGGCGATCAGCACGATGATCAGCCGGTCATGGCTGAAATGCTACCCATTCGCGACAGCCAATCACGAATCATTGCGACGATTTTGATCGGTGGTTTTGGGATGTTCGAAAACTTTGACAAAATCTTTCATCAAGCTTCGCAGTCCGGTGGGTTGGATGTCTATGCGGTCAACTCGCAGGGCAACATGATCACCAATAGCACCCAGGCGATCGCAGAGTTGCTGGGCGATGGTGACAAAAACAAATCGCGTGAAATAGCGGGACAGTTAAGGGTTTCTGATCCAACGGACTCGGGGCAGTCTAGTGCCGTTTCACTTGAAAGCCGACGAAGCCAACCATTGACGTATGCGGTTTCTGGTGTGTCCAACGGGAACAGCGATTCGATGCTGACACCGTACTCGAATTATTCGGGGACATCGGTTGTGGGTGCGTGGCGTTGGATTGACGACTACGACATAGGTATCGTTGTCGAACAGTCCAGCGATTTTGCATTCGCGACGGCAAGGATCGTACGATACGGTTTTTTCAGCCTGGGCTGCATGTTGACCCTGACCGCTTTGGTGGCTGCAAGCGTAATTGCCAAGCGGACCGCATTGGCACAAGCAGCGGTTCATCCGCTGAGCCGCTATGAAATCGTTTCTGAACTGGGAAGCGGTGGAATGGGAGTCGTTTATCGAGCAAAACACGCTCAGTTGGGACGTGATACGGCACTAAAAGTCTTGCGCGCCGATCGCGACAATCTCGAAGATCGCTTGCGGTTTGATCGTGAAGCCAAATTGGCCGCTTCGCTTAGCAGCGCGCACACGGTAACGATTTACGATTACGGTCGTGGCGAAGAAGGTGAAGCGTATTGCGTGATGGAATTCCTAAAAGGGATCACGTTGTATGATGCGGTCGCGCGGAGCGGGTACCAAGAAATTGGCCGGGTGTTGTATATCCTTCGTCAGATTTGTGACTCCCTCGGCGAAGCACACAATTTGGGCTTGGTGCATCGCGACATGAAACCCCAAAACGTCATGTTGTCGATTGACCCATCGGTGGGTGACTGGGCTGTCGTTTTTGATTTCGGTTTGGCGAAGCCGCTTCATTCCGCATCGGACGCTTATCAGACCAGTGAAACGATATGGGCAGGAACTCCGATGTATATGGCTCCCGAACGCTATCGGGAACCGAACAAGATTGATCCTCGATCGGATATCTATTCGGTCGGCTGCATCGCGTACTTTCTGCTTTCAGGCCGACCGCCGTTTATCGAGTGCGATCCTGAATCGTTGTTCGCACTTGTATTGACCGAAGACCCGATCAGTATCGCTGTCCACCGCGACGAGGATGTTCCAGAAAAGGTGGCGGCGTTCGTCAAACGCTGCATGGCGAAAAACATGGATGAACGCTTTGGGTCCATCGATGAATTGGCCAAGCAGCTTGACGAATTGATCCGCGAATACCCCTGGTCGGTCGAACAGTCTCGCGCATGGTGGCGCATTCATGGTGATGATCTCGACTGA